A genomic region of Gemmatimonadota bacterium contains the following coding sequences:
- the plsY gene encoding glycerol-3-phosphate 1-O-acyltransferase PlsY has protein sequence MTYALLALSYLLGATPTSYWMGRAFHGLDLREHGSGNLGASNVFRILGPKWALPVVAVDVTKGFVPVWLFPSMVDGDLGWTLAFGGAAIVGHIFSLWVGFKGGKGIATSAGVFLALAPWAVLGAFVVWLVLTLPTGYVSLGSMGAAATLPVFVALTPHRGDTTVLWFTVTLALFVLWAHRSNIRRLLQGTESRFGKAHVDDADTNDGADPAEAAP, from the coding sequence GTGACCTACGCCCTGCTTGCGCTTTCCTACCTGCTCGGCGCGACGCCGACGAGCTACTGGATGGGGAGGGCGTTTCACGGGCTCGATCTCCGCGAGCACGGATCCGGCAACCTGGGCGCGTCCAACGTTTTCAGGATCCTGGGTCCGAAGTGGGCTCTGCCGGTCGTCGCGGTCGATGTGACGAAAGGTTTCGTCCCAGTCTGGTTGTTCCCGAGCATGGTGGACGGAGACCTTGGATGGACGCTCGCGTTCGGGGGTGCGGCGATCGTGGGGCACATCTTCTCCCTCTGGGTCGGCTTCAAGGGCGGGAAGGGGATCGCGACCAGCGCCGGAGTCTTTCTCGCCCTGGCGCCCTGGGCGGTGCTCGGCGCTTTCGTCGTTTGGCTCGTCCTGACGTTGCCGACCGGGTATGTGTCGCTCGGCTCCATGGGTGCTGCGGCCACGCTGCCGGTGTTCGTGGCGCTGACGCCCCACCGGGGCGACACGACGGTACTCTGGTTCACCGTGACGCTCGCGCTTTTCGTCCTATGGGCCCATCGCTCGAACATCCGACGGCTGCTGCAGGGGACCGAGAGCCGATTCGGGAAAGCGCATGTGGACGACGCCGACACCAACGACGGCGCTGATCCGGCCGAGGCGGCGCCATGA
- the der gene encoding ribosome biogenesis GTPase Der, which yields MNRRLPVIAIVGRPNVGKSTLFNRVIGSRVAIVDERSGVTRDRNFAATDWAGHHFYIVDTGGVIEGSDEPLDRAIRHQAFAAVEEADLILFLVDGKEGLHPLDEALSEVLRKTAKPVLLVVNKIDNLPRDQSHLDFWSLGIGEPIAVSALSGKGSGDLLDQAIEALPEALEAEDGDDTIRVAVVGKPNVGKSSFVNRLIGEERVVVSEVAGTTRDPIDTPFRYHGKTLVFIDTAGLRRHTKVKDSLEYYSALRTERAVYEADVCLVLIDCSEEELHAQDVKILQTAWEAGKAVILLANKWDLVEKDTMTAPDFQKTMRQRIPFLQWVPMVFTSALTGQRVRKCLDLILEVFEERRRRIETHEVNAIMEALLRRQPPPLHRGRRVQVKYATQITVAPPTFAIFSNFPKALPASYVRFLHNGFRDAWTFMGTPIRLRFRSGKEK from the coding sequence TTGAACCGGCGGCTTCCCGTCATCGCGATCGTCGGGCGGCCGAACGTCGGGAAGTCGACGTTGTTCAACCGAGTGATCGGCTCCCGCGTCGCGATCGTCGATGAGCGTTCGGGCGTCACTCGAGACCGCAACTTCGCCGCGACGGACTGGGCCGGGCACCACTTCTACATCGTCGATACCGGCGGCGTCATCGAGGGCAGCGACGAGCCACTCGACCGAGCGATCCGGCATCAGGCGTTTGCGGCGGTCGAAGAAGCCGACCTGATCCTGTTCCTCGTCGATGGCAAGGAAGGTTTGCATCCGCTCGACGAGGCCCTCTCCGAAGTGCTGAGGAAGACGGCAAAGCCAGTTCTCCTGGTCGTGAACAAGATCGATAACCTGCCGCGCGATCAGAGCCACCTCGACTTTTGGTCGCTCGGCATCGGAGAGCCGATCGCGGTGAGCGCACTCTCCGGCAAGGGTTCTGGTGATCTGCTCGACCAGGCGATCGAGGCTCTACCTGAGGCGCTCGAGGCCGAAGACGGAGACGACACCATCCGCGTTGCGGTCGTCGGAAAACCCAACGTCGGCAAGTCGAGCTTCGTGAACCGGCTCATCGGTGAGGAGCGGGTCGTCGTGTCGGAGGTTGCCGGCACGACCCGGGACCCGATCGATACTCCCTTCCGCTACCACGGCAAGACCCTCGTCTTCATCGATACTGCCGGGCTTCGCAGGCACACGAAGGTCAAGGACAGCCTCGAGTACTACAGCGCGCTCCGGACCGAACGGGCCGTATATGAGGCCGACGTATGCCTGGTGCTGATCGACTGTAGCGAGGAGGAGCTGCACGCGCAGGACGTGAAGATTCTCCAGACCGCCTGGGAGGCCGGCAAGGCGGTGATCTTGCTCGCTAACAAGTGGGATCTGGTCGAGAAGGACACGATGACCGCGCCCGACTTCCAGAAGACCATGCGGCAACGCATTCCGTTTCTGCAGTGGGTACCGATGGTCTTCACGTCCGCACTCACCGGCCAACGCGTTCGGAAATGTCTTGATCTGATCCTGGAGGTGTTCGAAGAGCGTCGTCGCCGGATCGAGACGCACGAGGTCAACGCGATCATGGAGGCGCTGCTCCGTCGTCAGCCGCCGCCACTCCATAGAGGTCGCCGCGTGCAGGTGAAATACGCGACCCAGATCACTGTGGCTCCCCCGACGTTCGCCATCTTCTCGAACTTTCCGAAGGCGCTGCCCGCGAGCTACGTTCGCTTCCTCCACAACGGGTTCCGGGATGCCTGGACCTTCATGGGCACCCCGATCCGCCTTCGTTTCCGGAGCGGCAAAGAGAAGTGA
- a CDS encoding DUF512 domain-containing protein, whose protein sequence is MVRIAEIEAGSIADELSLEIGTRIVRINGEPVRDGIDLTFLLADTELELETVSPDGEVVLYEIEREPGTPIGIVPAPDTIRECANKCVFCFIDGNPKDARPTLWLRDDDFRLSFTYGSYVTLTNLGPKGLQRLVDQRISPLYVSVHATEPEVRERLLVNKRAGLIMSQLRELIGGGLEVHTQIVLCPEWNDGPHLERTIKDLWSLGPSVRSLSVVPVGLTRYNINRPVRPLMPSEAGAAIDRVDHARERGFAERDLGWCYAADEMYLIAGRSVPDAAYYDDGALYENGVGAIRRFVDGFDAGLATVARFEGRRVRLVTGLSMSPFLRERSGRLAAATAADVEVVEVRNQYFGESVTIAGLLGGRDILKALGDSQDGDVIVLPAEALNADEVFIDDLAKSELVAVLAPAEIRTGYEITEALRIA, encoded by the coding sequence GTGGTACGCATCGCCGAAATCGAAGCTGGCAGCATCGCCGACGAGCTCAGTCTCGAGATCGGCACGCGGATCGTGCGTATCAACGGCGAACCGGTTCGTGACGGCATCGATCTGACGTTCCTGCTTGCGGACACCGAGCTCGAGCTCGAGACCGTTTCTCCGGACGGAGAGGTGGTGCTGTACGAGATCGAGCGCGAGCCCGGCACGCCGATAGGGATCGTGCCGGCTCCGGACACGATCCGAGAGTGCGCGAACAAGTGCGTGTTCTGCTTCATCGACGGCAACCCGAAGGACGCTCGTCCGACGCTCTGGCTGCGTGACGACGACTTCCGGCTATCGTTCACGTACGGCAGCTACGTGACGCTGACCAACCTTGGCCCGAAGGGCCTGCAGCGACTCGTCGATCAGCGCATCTCGCCGCTCTACGTGAGCGTGCACGCGACGGAGCCGGAGGTGCGTGAGCGGCTACTGGTCAACAAGAGGGCCGGCCTGATCATGAGCCAGCTGCGCGAATTGATCGGGGGAGGGCTCGAAGTCCACACTCAGATCGTGCTCTGTCCCGAGTGGAACGACGGGCCCCATCTCGAGCGCACGATCAAAGACCTGTGGAGCCTGGGGCCGTCGGTCCGTTCGCTCTCCGTCGTACCGGTCGGGCTCACGCGCTACAACATCAATCGACCCGTGCGCCCATTGATGCCGTCCGAGGCAGGAGCGGCGATCGACCGAGTCGACCACGCACGCGAACGCGGTTTCGCGGAACGGGACCTCGGATGGTGCTACGCGGCCGACGAGATGTATCTCATCGCGGGCCGGTCCGTGCCGGACGCAGCGTACTATGACGACGGTGCCCTGTACGAGAACGGAGTGGGGGCGATCCGCCGCTTCGTCGATGGCTTCGACGCGGGGCTCGCGACCGTGGCGCGCTTCGAAGGACGGCGTGTCCGTCTCGTGACGGGGCTCTCGATGTCGCCGTTCTTGCGGGAGCGGAGCGGCCGCCTCGCGGCTGCTACGGCCGCCGACGTCGAGGTCGTCGAGGTCCGGAACCAGTACTTTGGCGAGTCGGTCACCATCGCAGGACTGCTCGGCGGGCGGGATATCTTGAAAGCCCTCGGCGACTCACAGGACGGAGACGTCATCGTGCTGCCGGCAGAGGCACTCAACGCGGACGAGGTCTTCATCGACGATCTTGCCAAGTCCGAGCTCGTGGCGGTGCTCGCTCCGGCGGAGATCCGCACGGGCTACGAGATCACTGAAGCGCTGAGGATCGCTTGA
- a CDS encoding M23 family metallopeptidase: MTSGGKRWEGVIAVVALAALTACEQVEQVQDRFRDMTPYEAYEASLADAGLLETALGRDWIMAGREAVESPAPVSLPFHEEGFISAEDPGAMAYRVTISRGQRLTAEVTLNSSEQTRLFVDLFRVPANEDDPLRPVFSSDSVPGEFVVEPWRGGEYVLRLQPELLRGGTYAVTLKLEAQLAFPLEGYGIRAVQSSFGVARDGGQRSHHGVDIFARRGTPVLAVSAGRVNRVEITSLGGKVVWLRDAVRNSNIYYAHLDSQYVRSGDEVQIGDTVGFVGNTGNARTTPPHLHFAVYRRREGPVDPYPFLNPPRGTLAEQTADLDQLGKWVRLVNDGTRLRAAPGRHGAIIRELGQYTPLRVLGGSGEYFRVRSPDGIDGYVAARLTEPVDSPLGSQVAAAGGVVLLEPNDAALVIVRLNAGEQVPVLGRYEGFLYVRVPSGHTGWMDADQQQQ; the protein is encoded by the coding sequence ATGACCAGCGGTGGAAAACGGTGGGAAGGGGTCATAGCCGTGGTGGCGTTGGCTGCCCTGACGGCGTGCGAGCAGGTCGAGCAGGTCCAGGACCGCTTCCGGGACATGACGCCGTACGAAGCCTACGAGGCATCGTTGGCGGACGCCGGCCTCCTCGAGACCGCTCTGGGGCGCGATTGGATCATGGCGGGTCGCGAGGCCGTCGAGTCTCCAGCTCCGGTGTCGCTGCCGTTCCACGAAGAGGGATTCATCAGTGCGGAGGATCCCGGTGCGATGGCATACCGCGTCACGATCTCACGTGGTCAGCGGCTCACCGCCGAAGTGACGCTCAACTCCAGCGAGCAAACACGGCTCTTCGTCGATCTCTTCCGCGTGCCCGCGAACGAGGACGACCCCCTCCGGCCGGTGTTCTCCAGCGATTCCGTGCCGGGTGAGTTCGTCGTCGAGCCGTGGAGAGGTGGCGAGTACGTGCTCCGGCTCCAACCCGAACTGCTTCGGGGCGGCACGTACGCCGTCACACTCAAGCTCGAGGCGCAGCTCGCCTTCCCGCTGGAAGGCTACGGCATACGAGCCGTCCAGAGCAGCTTCGGCGTGGCGCGGGACGGAGGCCAGCGCAGTCATCACGGCGTGGACATCTTCGCACGTCGCGGAACGCCGGTGCTGGCGGTATCCGCCGGCCGGGTCAATCGGGTCGAGATCACGAGTCTGGGCGGCAAGGTCGTCTGGCTGAGAGACGCCGTTCGCAACTCGAACATCTATTACGCGCACCTCGACAGTCAGTACGTGCGTAGCGGAGACGAAGTCCAGATCGGCGACACCGTGGGCTTCGTCGGGAATACCGGTAACGCACGTACCACCCCGCCCCATCTACACTTCGCCGTATACCGCCGCCGTGAAGGTCCGGTGGATCCCTATCCATTCCTGAATCCGCCGCGCGGCACGCTCGCGGAGCAGACTGCGGACCTCGATCAGCTCGGCAAATGGGTGCGCCTGGTCAACGACGGGACCCGACTGCGTGCGGCGCCCGGACGTCACGGTGCAATAATCAGAGAACTCGGCCAATACACGCCCCTGCGTGTACTCGGCGGCTCCGGTGAGTACTTCCGTGTGCGATCCCCCGATGGAATCGACGGCTACGTAGCGGCGCGACTCACAGAACCGGTCGACTCACCGCTCGGCTCGCAGGTCGCGGCGGCGGGAGGAGTGGTGTTGCTCGAGCCCAACGACGCTGCACTCGTGATCGTCCGGCTCAACGCCGGCGAGCAGGTGCCAGTGCTCGGTCGCTACGAGGGCTTCCTGTACGTTCGGGTGCCGAGCGGCCACACCGGTTGGATGGACGCCGATCAGCAGCAGCAGTAA